A DNA window from Camelina sativa cultivar DH55 chromosome 17, Cs, whole genome shotgun sequence contains the following coding sequences:
- the LOC104758479 gene encoding uncharacterized protein LOC104758479 has protein sequence MAALPPFDPKFKLAIAVFPTETQNDQQHDVSVSAAIVAADLISSTRLKLKLDSVHTEYSAQYLVDNAAGSQGHKLTVKGCLEFGLKNGIPKAEDWPQLGSVSKPPSSYKPDLVTMKGKVVAPKNLTESIDVLDLVVHQPVGAKLHVFNPHLDLQGIYCGPTGEPATYVGLRDAIILGVEKIQGKDIATVKIWHKQKFTILKVAMSRWFVQQSLDGEPGFNIGPSYLLVDFCAPRLSIN, from the exons ATGGCGGCACTCCCTCCCTTCGATCCCAAGTTCAAATTGGCAATCGCAGTCTTCCCAACAGAGACTCAGAATGACCAACAGCACG ATGTATCTGTTTCTGCTGCTATCGTAGCTGCTGATCTGATCAGCTCTACACGCCTTAAACTCAAGCTGGATAGTGTCCATACTGAGTACTCAGCTCAGTATCTGGTGGACAATGCTGCTGGCTCACAAGGGCACAAGCTCACTGTCAAAGGCTGCCTTGAGTTTGGGTTAAAGAATGGAATACCGAAAGCTGAAGATTGGCCACAGTTGGGATCTGTGTCGAAGCCCCCATCATCGTACAAGCCTGATCTCGTTACCATGAAAGGAAAAGTGGTTGCGCCTAAGAATTTGACGGAATCAATTGACGTGCTGGACTTGGTTGTGCATCAACCCGTGGGAGCAAAACTGCATGTGTTCAATCCACACCTTGATCTTCAG GGAATTTACTGTGGCCCGACTGGTGAACCAGCTACCTATGTTGGGCTTAGAGATGCGATAATTCTTGGAGTGGAGAAGATCCAAGGAAAGGACATTGCAACAGTGAAGATATGGCACAAGCAGAAGTTCACAATCCTGAAAGTGGCTATGAGCAGGTGGTTTGTGCAGCAGTCTCTGGACGGAGAGCCGGGCTTTAACATAGGGCCATCATATCTACTTGTTGACTTTTGCGCCCCACGCCTATCCATCAACTAA